The following is a genomic window from bacterium.
CCGTAGCAGTTGAGCGAGTAGGGCTTGCTGCGCCAGTTGAAGATCGAGTACGGCTCCCAGTCGGCCTTGGAGATGCTCCAGTACTTGGGCAGCACGTAGAACTGGTCGTCGACCACCGTGAGGTACTTCTGGATCCAGTGCGAGCCGATGGTGTAGGCGATGTCCTTCTTGCGGAAGGGGATGTCCGGGCTGAACTTGGTGGCCTCGATCGCGTCCGGGTGCTCCTTGGTGCTGCGCAGCATCCGGGCGTGCGGCGTGCGGCTCCACTGCTCCCAGACCGCGGGGTGGCACTCCTTGCAGCTCTTCGACCCGGCGTAGCCCGGGAGCCCCCCGCCCGCGGCCGGCGGCGCCGCGGCCAGCAGCGCCGCGCCGGCGAGCGCCAGCAGGAGGACGGGGCGGGCAGCGGCCATGCCCGTCACTTCTTCTTCTGAGTCGGTTGCGCCTCGAGCAGCTGATCGAAGACGTCGACGATCTCGGGGGGGTAGTCCACGTAGTCGCCGACGTGCTCGTAGGCGATCGTCCCCGAGAGGTCGACGACGACCTTGAAGGGGATCGGCCCGGCGAGCTGGTAGACCTCGGTGGCGACCTTCTGGTCCTGGTCGATGAGGATCGGGTAGGTGACCCCCTTCTCCTCGAGGATCTTGCGGATCTGCTTGATCTTGTCCGCGTCGTCGAGCGCGACGCCGAAGAACTCGACGCCCTTGGCCTTGTACTCCTTGTAGACGCGCTCGAGCACGGGCATCTCGCGCTTGCAGATGTTGCACCAGGTGGCCCAGAAGTCGATCATCACGACCTTCTTGCCCTTGAGGTCGGAGAGCTTCCAGGCCTTGCCGTCGATGTCCTTGAGCGTGAAGTCCGGCGCCGCCTGGCCCACCTTGAGCTTGGAGCCCTCGAGGGCGGCGCCGGCGGGGGCCGCGGCAACGACGACGACCGCCGCCGCGAGCGCCGCCGCGAGCAGTCCGGACCGCAACCCGGCCATCGTCCCCTCCAACACGTCCGTCCCGCGACCCGAGGGGGGCGCTAGAGGCCCAGCGCCTTGCGCGCCGCCTCGTCGTAGTGCTTCTCGGTCCCCTTCTCGAAGCCGGTGTGGATGTACTGGATCACGCCGCCCTTGTCGATCACGATCGTCAGCGGCACCAGGAAGTTCGTGTAGGTGTCGGTGATCTTGAACTCCTCGTCGAGCAGCAGCGGGTACGTCACCGCGACCTGCACCTCCTGCAGCGTCTCGACGATGGTCTTGGCGTCCACGCCGTCGGTGTCGACGCCGAGCGTCACCAGGCCGTTGCCCGCGTACTTCTTGGCTATCTCCTCGAGGTATGGCATCTCCTCGAGGCAGGCGCCGCAGCGGATGCCCCAGAAGTTCAGGAGCACGACGTTCTTGCCCGTGTAGGTCGAGAGCTTCTGCTCCTTGCCGGCGAGGTCCTTGGTCACGAAGTCCGGCGCCTTGTCACCGGGCTTGAACTTCTGGTCGCCCATCCCCTCCGCAGCCGCCGGGAGCGCGCTCCCGACGAGGAAGGCCGCAAGCAGCAACGAGACTCCCGCAGTTCCGAACCGGTTCAGCCGTTCTCCGAGCATGCACTCCTCCTCATCAGGCACGGTGGCACGCGCAAAATTCCGGAGGATTGTGAGCGTGCACACACCCTTTGTCAAGACGACGACAGACGACGAACCTTGACTTCGGTTTCCGGCAACATGGCAATCCTGGCGACAAAAACCTTCGTGCTAAGATAGAAGCGCTTATGGTTGCGGCCGATTCGCCTTTCAGGTCCCGGCGGAGAAAGTTCCTATGGGCTGGCGCTGCTGGAGGCGGGGAGGTCGCGGCGAAGCTGCGCCCGCCCCGTAGGTGAGCCCTCGCGCTCGAGGCGCGCGCGAGGCCAGGAGGGGAATGAGCACGGCAACGGGGACCGAGCTGCTGCTCAGCATCGACCTGGAGGACGTGCGCGACTCGCTTCCGGACGGAGAGCGGTACCGGGAGCGCGTGCCGGCCGTGACCGGCCGCCTGCTCGCGCTCCTGTCGGAGGCGCAGGCGAAGATCACGTTCTTCGTCACCGGGACGGTGGCCACGCGGTACCCGTCGCTGATCGCCGAGATCGCCGCCGCCGGCCACGAGCTGGCGTGCCACAGTCACGCGCACCAGCCCCTGGAGACGCACACGCCGGCCAGCTTCGCGGCCGATCTGCGCCGCAATCTCGATGCGCTCGGCGGCGAGGGCATCCGGGGATTCCGCGCCCCGGTGCTGTCGCTGACCGCGGACACGCGGTGGGTCTACCCGCTGCTGGCGCAGCACGGGCTGACGTACTCCAGCAGCGTCCTGCCGGCCCGTAATCCGTTGTACGGCTGGCCGCGCTTCGGCACGGCGCCCCGGCGGATGGCGGGAGTCGTGGAGATCCCCGTGTCCGTCGCGCGCGTGCTGGGGTTGACGCTCCCCTTCGCCAGCGGCGTCTACTTCCGGGTGCTGCCCTTCCGGGCGGTGCGCCGCGCCTGCCGGCGGTCCGCAGGTGCGATCGTCTCCTATCTGCATCCCTACGACTTCGATCCCGGGCAGGAGCGGTTCCTGCACCCGGGGATCCGGGGAAACCGGCTCTACAACTGGCTGATGTACTGCGGGCGGGCGCAGGCGCTGGACCGGCTGCGCGCGCTGCTCGGGGAGGGGTACCGGGTCCGGCGCTATCGGGATCACGTGGAGGCGCTGCCACCGTGACGTGTCCGGTCTGCGGGGGTGGGGAGCTGAGCGGGTATGCCTGCGACGAGCGCTTCGAGAGCCGCCGCTGCCCGGTCTGCGGGTACGTCGCCACCAGGTTTCGCGACGGGTTCACGCCGGCGACCGGGTACTACGGGTCGATCGGCAGCGCGGCCGCCTTCACGCGCTCCGTCGGCGCGGTGCGGCGACGGCAGATGGAAC
Proteins encoded in this region:
- a CDS encoding multiheme c-type cytochrome — translated: MAAARPVLLLALAGAALLAAAPPAAGGGLPGYAGSKSCKECHPAVWEQWSRTPHARMLRSTKEHPDAIEATKFSPDIPFRKKDIAYTIGSHWIQKYLTVVDDQFYVLPKYWSISKADWEPYSIFNWRSKPYSLNCYGCHTVGFDPVSKTQAEDSIGCEACHGPGARHAASQDPADIVNPEKLPKRLADNICESCHTDGNDMGDGVFPFAAGFQPGQPIEKYYTDFFLPKPGSKKWYKGNATYEDRHRMFMFYQAEFYSKMRACGV
- a CDS encoding TlpA disulfide reductase family protein; translation: MLGERLNRFGTAGVSLLLAAFLVGSALPAAAEGMGDQKFKPGDKAPDFVTKDLAGKEQKLSTYTGKNVVLLNFWGIRCGACLEEMPYLEEIAKKYAGNGLVTLGVDTDGVDAKTIVETLQEVQVAVTYPLLLDEEFKITDTYTNFLVPLTIVIDKGGVIQYIHTGFEKGTEKHYDEAARKALGL
- a CDS encoding polysaccharide deacetylase family protein translates to MSTATGTELLLSIDLEDVRDSLPDGERYRERVPAVTGRLLALLSEAQAKITFFVTGTVATRYPSLIAEIAAAGHELACHSHAHQPLETHTPASFAADLRRNLDALGGEGIRGFRAPVLSLTADTRWVYPLLAQHGLTYSSSVLPARNPLYGWPRFGTAPRRMAGVVEIPVSVARVLGLTLPFASGVYFRVLPFRAVRRACRRSAGAIVSYLHPYDFDPGQERFLHPGIRGNRLYNWLMYCGRAQALDRLRALLGEGYRVRRYRDHVEALPP
- a CDS encoding TlpA disulfide reductase family protein; the encoded protein is MAGLRSGLLAAALAAAVVVVAAAPAGAALEGSKLKVGQAAPDFTLKDIDGKAWKLSDLKGKKVVMIDFWATWCNICKREMPVLERVYKEYKAKGVEFFGVALDDADKIKQIRKILEEKGVTYPILIDQDQKVATEVYQLAGPIPFKVVVDLSGTIAYEHVGDYVDYPPEIVDVFDQLLEAQPTQKKK